TGCCAGTCGCGTGGCGTGGCTGGATTAGCCAGATAATCCTCGTTGTGCGTGCCGTAAAAATGCACCACCTTGCCAATCTCACCGCGGGCGATAATCTCTTTCGCCAGCTGGCTGGTGGGGTTTTTCATGTAGTTAAAGCCCACCAGCGTTTTCACGCCTGCCTGCTGCGCGGCACGGGTCATCGCTTCGGCATCGGCGACGCTCAGGGCTAACGGCTTCTCTGAGTAGACGTGCTTGCCGTGACGAATCGCCTCCAGCGCCATCTCTTTATGCAAAAAGTTAGGCGCGCAGATATCGACCACATCGATCTGCGGATCGCTGACTAGCTCGCGCCAGTCGCCGGTGGCTCGGGTAAAACCAAACGCCTGGGCTTTCTCCTGCGCCAGCTGCGGATTCACCTCCGCCAGCATTTCACGCACGATTTCGCCCTTTAGCGCAAAGACCGTTGCCGCCTGTGCGTAGGCGATCGCGTGACAGCGACCGATGTAGCCACTGCCAATCATGCCGATGCGGACCTTTTTCATGCTGCGCTCCTGATAAATGAGTAATCAGATGAAATCTATATTTCATTTATCGCAGCGACAATGATAAAATGAAATAATTGTGATCACCGTGCGGTCACGCATCACGCCTGCCGCTACAGCAGATCTTCCCATGCCAGGATCAGCGCGGCGGGCAGCGGATCGGCACGCAGCGCCGGAGCGGGTTGCCAGCTATCCCAGTGGCGAAAGGCGGAGAAATCGAGTCCGGTCAGGCTCTCCAGACCGGCAACGGTAATACGGAACTCATCGACATCCGGCGCGCTCTCTGCCGGCGTGCGCGCCAGCAAGCGCCGCGGCTCATCCATTAATGCCGCCTGCGAGGCGATCAGCGCGGTCGCCTGCGGTTCTCCGTCCGGGCCAATGCGTAGCACAACTTTCCAGAACAGCAGCGGCACGCTCACCTCGCCGTAGGGTCGCGCGTCGCCGTTAAGCACCGGGCCGGTCAGCACGGTAATGCGGTTTTTAGATTTCAATACGCCGAATTCCAGAATATAACGTTCAATCCCCTGCCAGTATTTCAGGCTCTGATTGAAGCGGAAATGCTGCGGCGAACAGTTGGTAAAGTGAAAGGTGTCACGGTTAGCGCGCATCGCCTCTTCTGCCGTGCCCCAGGTCGGATCGCTACGGCGCGTCAGATGGCCGCGGTCGAACCAGCGGCTGAATTCACGGTAAAACGCCTGGCCTGTCTGATAGCGGCTGTCGAGGCGGCTCTCCTCCACCCAGCTGTCCGCCTCGGCAAGCAGCGACGGCTGACCGCTGGCGCGATCGATTGCCACATAACGCGCGCCGTCGATGTTGGTGGCGGTGAAGAACGCCAGTCGACGGCTGGCATGCATTACCAGCGAAAAGTGTTCATAGTTAAGAATGGCATCGCTGCCGCTGCGGCCATCCAGCAAGGGCGCCACCTCTGCCGCCCGCGGTGCCACAATATCCTTCAATGTCACCGTCTGCTCGCCAAGAAAAGCGGGCTGATAGCCGTCGCGGTTGGCGTAATAGCTGTCCGGCGCGCCGACCAGCGGCTGCGCATGCAGATCGCCACGCAGGGCGTTTTGTAACTGCGGCTGCATCGGTGACGGCAACTGCGGCAGCATTTCGCTGAGCCAGGCGATCAGCGCGCTGGCGGCGAGGCCTTCATTAATGCGCTGGCCCTCTGCATCGGGTACGCTGCCGTGATGCACGCCGACCAGCTGCCAGCGATCGTTAAATACCGGCGCACCGGACGAACCGGCTTCGGTGTCAGAGGCGTAATGCAGCCAGGGTTTCGGATTAGCAAGCAGCACATTATTGCGCAGCACCACCTGCTGCGCCCGGCCACCGGGATGCTGAATGATATTGAGGTAGCCGCCCGGCTCCGCCATGCCCGCCACCAGCGGAATTGCCAGCGGCAGATCGCCGCGACCGCCGTCACGAAAAGCACCCAGCGCCACCACCGTACAATCCAGCGCAGCAAGCGGGCTGGTCAGCCAGAAGCGTTCGGCGTCAATCTCGCACAGCGTTCCCGGCTGCACCACGCCCTGCTCATCCAGCCAGAAGCCAAAGGTCAGCGTAATCTTACCCGGCGCCGGGCGCTCCGGCAGCACATGATGATTAGTGACAAACAGCCCGCCGGGAATGAGAAATCCAGTGCCCTTCGGCACGCCATCTTCGCGGATCATCGCCACCGCCCGGGCGCGGGCCACGCCCTGAGTCATAAAGGCGGTGGGCAACAGGTCGTTTTGCCCGCCGGTAATCACCGTTTGCGGTTGCGGCATGGCCTGCGCCACGCGGTGTTGAATCATAGCCTGCAGTTGCTGGTTCATGGTTTCTCTCCGGCGCGGTCAAAGGGCGCTTTCTAACCATAGTCGCTAAAGATGACGCTGGCATGGCAAGGGTAAAACGCGCAGATTGCCGTTTTATTCAGCAATCAGTAAAATTTATGAAATCAGCCTTTGACAAGGCGTAACCTGCCCGATAATATGCGCCCCGTTCACACGATTCCTCTGTAGTTCAGTCGGTAGAACGGCGGACTGTTAATCCGTATGTCACTGGTTCGAGTCCAGTCAGAGGAGCCAAATTTAGAGAAGCCCGCTCAGGGAAACCCGAGCGGGCTTTTTGTATTGGTCGATCGCGGCTGGCATCGGGCCGGGTAATCTGCCAGGTTATGCCTTTCTGCTGACAATAACGGAGGGAGAAGGATGCGTATTCTGGTGGTCGGTGCTGGCGCAACCGGCGGATATTTTGGTGCCCGACTGGCGCAGGCCGGGCTGGATGTGGCTTTTCTGGTACGGGCGCAGCGCGCGCAACAGCTGAAGCGCGATGGCCTGCAGATCATCAGCCCGCACGGCGATCTGACTCTCAAACCGCAGCTGCTGCAGGCACATGAACTCAGCCAGCCGTTCGATCTGATAATTCTCTCGGTGAAAAGCTTCGCGC
The sequence above is drawn from the Duffyella gerundensis genome and encodes:
- a CDS encoding DNA/RNA non-specific endonuclease, coding for MNQQLQAMIQHRVAQAMPQPQTVITGGQNDLLPTAFMTQGVARARAVAMIREDGVPKGTGFLIPGGLFVTNHHVLPERPAPGKITLTFGFWLDEQGVVQPGTLCEIDAERFWLTSPLAALDCTVVALGAFRDGGRGDLPLAIPLVAGMAEPGGYLNIIQHPGGRAQQVVLRNNVLLANPKPWLHYASDTEAGSSGAPVFNDRWQLVGVHHGSVPDAEGQRINEGLAASALIAWLSEMLPQLPSPMQPQLQNALRGDLHAQPLVGAPDSYYANRDGYQPAFLGEQTVTLKDIVAPRAAEVAPLLDGRSGSDAILNYEHFSLVMHASRRLAFFTATNIDGARYVAIDRASGQPSLLAEADSWVEESRLDSRYQTGQAFYREFSRWFDRGHLTRRSDPTWGTAEEAMRANRDTFHFTNCSPQHFRFNQSLKYWQGIERYILEFGVLKSKNRITVLTGPVLNGDARPYGEVSVPLLFWKVVLRIGPDGEPQATALIASQAALMDEPRRLLARTPAESAPDVDEFRITVAGLESLTGLDFSAFRHWDSWQPAPALRADPLPAALILAWEDLL